Proteins from one Oryza sativa Japonica Group chromosome 12, ASM3414082v1 genomic window:
- the LOC4351498 gene encoding uncharacterized protein: protein MMYMRATHRDEEGKKVTEKVAVPETRHPDTARHFERKLDQQGLHRMERHPANGSRGIGAPPPKSGRGGKFTWEGPDSIVDSQLDPLPAAIDRNDPNYEEEEGDHEREADVVGEVEVAKVAGDARDGVARVDVVAPPQLHEKLQLQPQ from the coding sequence ATGATGTACATGCGCGCGACGCACCGGGACGAGGAGGGGAAGAAGGTGACGGAGAAGGTGGCGGTGCCGGAGACGCGGCACCCGGACACGGCCAGGCACTTCGAGCGGAAGCTGGACCAGCAGGGGCTCCACCGCATGGAGCGCCACCCGGCGAACGGCTCCCGCGGcatcggcgcgccgccgcccaagtCCGGCCGCGGCGGCAAGTTCACCTGGGAGGGCCCCGACAGCATCGTCGACAGCCAGCTCGATCCCCTCCCGGCCGCCATCGACCGCAACGACCCCAActacgaggaggaggaaggcgaccACGAGCGCGAGGCCGACGTCGTCGGCGAGGTGGAGGTCGCcaaggtcgccggcgacgccaggGATGGTGTCGCCAGGGTCgacgtcgtcgcgccgccgcagctgcaCGAGAAACTGCAGCTGCAGCCGCAGTAG
- the LOC4351497 gene encoding AT-hook motif nuclear-localized protein 7: MEGSRSRECIAVASGHEAAAAPAGYGLFIRTADCSMAEAAAQQEAAAAAKGYRSSPSSPSSMSPTPSPPPAAAVHGGGGAEDAAAAAIATPAARSLGAGDSGSMQVSGHGEHAGLSSRRRRGRPKGSGRRQILANLGEWYALSAGGSFTPHVIIVATGEDVAARIMSFSQKGPRSVCILAANGTISNVVLNQPGSSGSTFSYEGCFEILQLTGSFTIAEEGVRRRTGGLSVSLAGPDGRVVGGVVAGMLRAASPIQVIVGSFLPNNLKQHQRRMGLHPQPSAAPAFPAPMAPLHPPPVLTAAMPISQAAPGNNGCRSPQVSISSMPPQAHAGVEQSRGAMNLNSSSSSTGFAMVGWPAAASSQSMVHRPSPDINVCLTPQE; encoded by the exons ATGGAGGGATCAAGATCAAGGGAGTGCATTGCTGTGGCAAGTGGCcatgaagcagcagcagcgccagcAGGCTACGGCCTGTTCATCAGAACAGCAGATTGTTCCATGGCTGAAGCAGCTGCACAACAAgaagccgcagcagcagcgaaAGGGTACCggtcttctccctcctcgccgtcgtcgatgtCCCCCACTCCGTCACCTCCACCGGCGGCAGCTgtccatggaggaggaggagcggaggatgccgccgccgccgccattgcaaCGCCAGCCGCGCGGAGTTTGGGTGCAGGGGACAGCGGCAGCATGCAGGTGAGTGGCCATGGCGAGCATGCTGGGTTGAGCTCCAGACGGCGTCGTGGCCGGCCGAAAGGGTCCGGGCGGCGCCAGATCCTTGCCAATCTAG GGGAATGGTATGCGTTATCAGCTGGAGGGAGCTTCACGCCTCATGTCATCATTGTCGCCACAGGGGAG GATGTGGCGGCTCGCATAATGTCCTTCTCGCAGAAGGGTCCTCGCTCGGTTTGCATTCTCGCTGCCAATGGCACCATCTCAAATGTTGTATTGAACCAGCCTGGCTCGTCTGGTAGCACCTTCTCCTACGAG GGCTGCTTTGAGATTCTTCAACTGACTGGCTCCTTTACAATTGCGGAGGAAGGCGTTCGGAGGAGAACCGGCGGGCTCAGTGTCTCGCTTGCCGGCCCTGATGGCCGTGTTGTCGGCGGTGTAGTAGCTGGGATGCTGCGAGCCGCCAGCCCTATTCAG GTGATTGTGGGGAGCTTCTTGCCCAACAACCTGAAGCAGCATCAGAGAAGAATGGGCCTACATCCACAACCATCTGCTGCTCCGGCATTTCCAGCACCGATGGCTCCTCTTCATCCTCCTCCTGTGCTCACAGCTGCGATGCCCATTTCTCAGGCAGCTCCTGGCAACAATGGCTGCCGTTCGCCGCAGGTTTCGATCTCATCCATGCCTCCACAAGCACATGCCGGTGTGGAGCAGAGTAGAGGCGCCATGAACCTGAATTCATCGAGCTCCAGTACTGGTTTCGCCATGGTTGGGTGGCCTGCAGCTGCAAGCTCGCAGTCCATGGTGCACAGGCCTTCACCTGACATCAATGTCTGCTTGACTCCTCAAGAGTAG